One window of Tachysurus vachellii isolate PV-2020 chromosome 21, HZAU_Pvac_v1, whole genome shotgun sequence genomic DNA carries:
- the prf1.3 gene encoding perforin-1.3 — translation MKSETHRRTVMLSLVLLLISVTSCCRVVPVTECNKFPFVPGHNLVGEGFDIVRMKTTGAFVVNMKMYATGSGYGNCTICKNSLLDREQKLPSAVTDWRVKVSCKRSISAQVFESTSSVLKHSTSSTSVGWKVGLGLPMVGGVAVGGTHSKSSTFARSHASQDKYFYTNHEFSCSYYTLRVKVQPPLSKDFIHSVKSLPASYNSQSESAYHHFLSIFGTHYLRQVNLGGRVQTITAVRTCQIAMNGLSVRDVSNCLSAEASAVIKGIEVKGQTSYCKSKSNKLENKNSFSATFSDRVTEVFGGNGGSADLLFSPDKQHGYNAWMKTLQTIPGVVSYRLSPLHMLVMSDSARREALRKAISHYVMKNAVSSSCSSKCKIGHRSPNCACKCSGHQNIDSNCCPGHPGVANLTVKVERAAGLWGDYFSKTDGYVKVFYGQRGESTPVIWNNDFPVWNYDIKFGTVNLSKRESMRFEVWDRDNKWDDNCLGVFNIVPMQGKNVKKQFKLKHGSLFISITAICGPNLQGNVCDRYAPSPEGERLITYPELLQNWHQPWSRKNDNTML, via the exons ATGAAGTCAGAAACCCACAGACGG aCTGTGATGTTATCCCTCGTCCTTCTCCTCATCTCCGTGACCTCTTGCTGTCGTGTGGTTCCAGTCACTGAATGTAATAAGTTTCCGTTTGTTCCGGGTCACAACCTGGTGGGCGAGGGCTTCGATATTGTGCGAATGAAAACCACAGGTGCATTTGTGGTGAACATGAAGATGTACGCCACCGGCAGTGGTTATGGAAACTGCACCATCTGCAAGAACTCTCTGTTGGATCGAGAGCAGAAGCTGCCGTCTGCTGTCACTGACTGGCGCGTGAAGGTGAGCTGCAAACGCAGCATCAGTGCCCAAGTGTTCGAGTCCACCAGCTCTGTGCTGAAACATAGCACCAGCTCCACCAGCGTGGGCTGGAAGGTGGGTCTTGGGCTGCCCATGGTGGGCGGAGTAGCAGTTGGAGGCACACACTCCAAATCGTCCACGTTCGCACGTTCCCATGCCTCCCAGGACAAGTATTTCTATACCAACCACGAGTTCTCCTGCAGCTACTAcac gcTCAGAGTGAAGGTCCAGCCTCCTTTGTCCAAAGACTTCATCCACTCAGTGAAATCTCTTCCTGCGTCCTATAACAGTCAGTCTGAATCCGCTTACCATCACTTCCTCTCCATCTTTGGCACTCACTACCTGCGTCAGGTGAATTTAGGTGGTCGCGTGCAGACCATCACCGCAGTGCGCACGTGCCAAATCGCCATGAATGGTCTGTCAGTGCGAGATGTCAGTAACTGTCTCTCTGCCGAGGCATCGGCTGTGATCAAGGGCATTGAAGTTAAAGGTCAGACGAGTTACTGCAAGAGCAAGAGCAATAAacttgaaaacaaaaacagcttcagCGCCACCTTCTCGGATCGTGTTACTGAGGTCTTTGGTGGCAATGGAGGCAGTGCGGATCTTCTGTTCTCCCCAGATAAACAGCATGGATACAACGCGTGGATGAAGACACTGCAGACCATCCCTGGAGTCGTTTCATACAGGCTGTCACCGCTGCACATGCTCGTGATGAGCGACTCGGCCAGGAGAGAAGCTCTTCGGAAAGCCATCAGCCACTATGTGATGAAGAACGCCGTTTCATCCTCCTGCTCCTCTAAGTGTAAAATCGGACACCGTAGTCCTAACTGTGCATGCAAATGCAGTGGGCACCAAAATATCGACTCAAACTGCTGTCCGGGTCACCCTGGTGTCGCAAACCTGACCGTCAAGGTGGAGAGAGCAGCCGGACTCTGGGGAGATTACTTCTCCAAGACCGACGGCTATGTTAAAGTCTTCTACGGGCAGAGAGGAGAATCCACGCCAGTTATATGGAATAACGATTTCCCAGTCTGGAATTATGACATTAAATTTGGAACTGTGAATTTgtcaaagagaga GTCTATGCGCTTTGAGGTGTGGGATCGTGATAACAAGTGGGACGATAACTGCCTGGGCGTTTTCAACATTGTTCCTATGCAAGGCAAAAACGTAAAGAAGCAGTTTAAGCTGAAACATGGCTCACTCTTCATCTCCATCACGGCAATCTGTGGTCCAAACCTTCAGGGAAATGTTTGTGACCGCTACGCCCCTTCACCTGAAGGAGAGCGACTCATCACCTACCCTGAGCTGCTCCAGAACTGGCATCAGCCCTGGAGCAGGAAAAATGACAACACCATGCTGTAG
- the LOC132864165 gene encoding nucleoside diphosphate kinase B, producing the protein MAAKAERTFIAIKPDGVQRGLIGDIIKRFEQKGFRLVALKFQQASEDLLKQHYIDLKDRPFYPGLVKYMGSGPVVAMVWEGLNVVKTGRVMLGETNPADSKPGTIRGDFCIEVGRNIIHGSDSVESANKEIALWFKPEELVSFKSCAYDWIYE; encoded by the exons ATGGCTGCCAAGGCTGAGCGCACCTTCATCGCCATCAAACCTGATGGAGTTCAGAGAGGACTCATTGGTGACATCATCAAACGCTTCGAGCAGAAAGGCTTCCGCCTCGTCGCTCTCAAGTTCCAGCAG GCGTCTGAGGACCTGCTGAAGCAGCACTACATCGACCTGAAGGACCGCCCCTTCTACCCCGGCCTCGTCAAATACATGGGCTCTGGACCCGTTGTTGCCATG gtgtgggAGGGTCTGAACGTGGTGAAGACGGGCCGTGTGATGCTGGGAGAGACAAACCCGGCTGACTCCAAGCCTGGCACCATCAGAGGAGACTTCTGTATCGAAGTGGGCAG gaacaTCATCCACGGCAGCGACTCTGTGGAAAGTGCCAATAAAGAGATTGCTCTGTGGTTTAAACCTGAGGAGCTGGTCTCCTTCAAGAGCTGTGCTTATGACTGGATCTATGAGTAA
- the utp18 gene encoding U3 small nucleolar RNA-associated protein 18 homolog, with translation MEEETANNTVKRPLMDREAAAVEEHKRRKHNEEVMKTLGQEDESVKLLEELVFGAEEELLQRLQHRDDEKEEEDTSDSETENEARLQLPTERKAVWEDEDDEVDEDVDMTHRFRKDFIRSDAEATMSKQRMQQRLKDQFQKAMGGVPSWAESTVKKGKRKGDDEDEDDELLKRTGNYVAASETLPKGIIKIKKCLNANNASPGEGRLTSVQFHTSAQVVLTAGLDHTISLFQVDGKTNPKIQSIHLENFPVNKACFSADGEQVVATGMRNKLFYIYDMMEGKIIPVPRVRGLNEQRVKEFEVSPDGQFLLLTGSSGFLHLMTMKTKEVVHSVKINGSVCAARFNSDGSKMFTNSEEGEMFIWDVRSSKCVNRFVDDGCVTATSLAVSNDDRYVACGSQSGVVNIYSQKECVNSLSPKPLKCVMNLLTASTTLRFNPTSEILAIGSRSEDEAIRLVHIPSFSVFSNFPLFRKKTIYRPHCLDFSPHSGFFSIANNKGQALLFRLLHYKDF, from the exons ATGGAGGAGGAAACAGCCAATAATACAGTGAAAAGGCCGCTGATGGACAGagaagctgctgctgtagaGGAACACAAGAGGAGGAAACACAATGAGGAGGTGATGAAGACTTTAGGACAAGAAGATGAGTCTGTGAAGCTGCTGGAGGAGCTGGTGTTCGGGGCTGAGGAGGAGCTGCTGCAGCgcttacag caCAGGGATGatgagaaggaggaagaagacACGAGTGACTCTGAGACAGAGAACGAGGCGAGGCTTCAGCTTCCCACAGAGAGGAAGGCGGTGtgggaggatgaggatgatgaagttGACGAAGA TGTGGACATGACACATCGCTTCCGTAAGGACTTCATACGGAGTGACGCAGAAGCCACCATGTCCAAGCAGAGGATGCAGCAGCGGCTCAAAGATCa GTTCCAGAAAGCGATGGGCGGAGTTCCGTCCTGGGCGGAGTCCACGGTGAAGAAAGGGAAGAGGAAAG gtgatgatgaggatgaagatgatgagttGCTAAAGAGGACAGGAAATTACGTTGCTGCCTCTGAAACTCTCCCTAAAGGCATtatcaag ataaaGAAATGTCTGAATGCTAACAACGCTAGCCCTGGTGAAGGTCGCCTGACCTCAGTACAGTTCCACACGTCTGCTCAGGTCGTCCTGACCGCTGGCCTCGATCACACCATCTCACTCTTCCAG GTGGACGGTAAGACCAACCCAAAGATCCAGAGCATCCACCTGGAGAACTTCCCAGTGAATAAGGCGTGTTTCAGTGCTGATGGAGAGCAGGTGGTGGCTACAGGCATGAGGAACAAACTCTTCTACATCTACGACATGATGGAGGGGAAGATCATCCCTGTGCCcagggtcagag GTCTAAATGAACAAAGAGTAAAGGAGTTTGAAGTTTCTCCTGATGGACAGTTCCTGCTCCTCACCGGTTCCTCAGGGTTCCTTCATCTCATGACCATGAAG acaaAGGAGGTGGTGCACAGTGTGAAAATTaatggcagtgtgtgtgcggCAAGATTTAACTCAGATGGCAGTAAAATGTTCACCAATtcgg aggaGGGGGAGATGTTTATCTGGGATGTGAGGAGCAGTAAGTGTGTGAACCGGTTTGTAGATGATGGCTGTGTGACTGCGACGTCTCTCGCTGTGTCTAACGATGACCGATACGTGGCCTGTGG ctccCAGTCAGGAGTGGTGAATATTTACTCTCAGAAGGAGTGTGTGAACAGTTTGTCCCCTAAACCCCTGAAGTGTGTGATGAATCTGCTGACAGCCTCCACAACACTCAGGTTCAACCCCACGTCTGAGATCTTGGCCATCGGCTCACGCTCAGAGGACGAAGCTATCCGCCTG gtcCACATTCCCAGCTTCAGTGTTTTCTCCAACTTCCCCCTGTTCCGCAAGAAAACCATATACAGACCTCACTGCCTCGACTTCTCACCTCACAGCGGCTTCTTCTCCATCGCTAACAATAAAGGACAGGCTCTACTcttcag GCTGCTGCATTATAAAGACTTCTGA